The DNA segment GGAGTTAGAAAGGATGATCAGTATGGACCAAAAAAGAAGAGTAATATACATGTATTTTAGAGAAGGGAAATCTCAAAGAGAAATAAGCAGAATAATGGGAATAAATAGAAAAACAGTGGGGAAGTATATAAAGGAGTATGAAGAAGCATTTGAAGGATATAAAAACAGCGAAGGTATAGATGAAGATTTAGTAGAGAAAATAGCAGGAAAACCCAAATACAATACATCAAACAGGAAACCTAGGAAAGTGACAGAAGCATTGGTAGAGAGAATCCAAGAATTAATAAAAGCAAATGAAATAAAGAGAAAAAAAGGGTTAAGAAAACAATTAATGCCAGTAAGTCAAATGTATGAAATAATAAGAGATGAAGGATATGAAATTAGTGTTGGAACAATATATAATCTAGTAAGAAAACTCAACGATAAAAAAACGAAGGAAGCATATATAAAACAAAGATATTCACCGGGAGATATAGTAGAGTTTGATTGGGGAGAAATTAAATTAGAGATAGATGGAGTAATGAAAAATATACAAGCAGCAGTATTTACATTTGCGTATAGTAATTACAGATATGCATATTTGTATGAAAAACAAAACATGGAAAGTTTCATAGATTCACATATAAGATTTTTTGAACATGTAGAGGGAATAAATAAAACAACAGTATATGACAATATGAAAGTTGCAGTAAAAAAGTTTGTAGGAAGAAATGGTCGAGAAATAACAGAAGATTTAATGAAATTATCGATGTATTATAAATTTGATATAAGATTTTGCAATGTGAGAAAACCAAATGAAAAAGGGCATGTAGA comes from the Marinitoga sp. 38H-ov genome and includes:
- the istA gene encoding IS21 family transposase, with the protein product MNKIEKWSTEEEKMIYSSQIKREELERMISMDQKRRVIYMYFREGKSQREISRIMGINRKTVGKYIKEYEEAFEGYKNSEGIDEDLVEKIAGKPKYNTSNRKPRKVTEALVERIQELIKANEIKRKKGLRKQLMPVSQMYEIIRDEGYEISVGTIYNLVRKLNDKKTKEAYIKQRYSPGDIVEFDWGEIKLEIDGVMKNIQAAVFTFAYSNYRYAYLYEKQNMESFIDSHIRFFEHVEGINKTTVYDNMKVAVKKFVGRNGREITEDLMKLSMYYKFDIRFCNVRKPNEKGHVEKSVNVIKQRVFSIKYKFSDLKEANEFLKTRLKYINENIKSNTIQLFEEEKKYLAEKPPKYEYSVIKEVYVDKFSTITVNNCRYSVPVEYIDKWLKVKLYPEKIIIYDEKPIVIHERVYGIDIWKIKIEHYIPILKKKPGALHNSLAMHQAPRELKNIYKEYFTTNPKDFIMLLEYIQKRNLEIKQIKKIIEKLEIITSNITFAEIKIINENTSNELKIKYNGTIEEYSRKQLYRLNEMIQ